In a single window of the Cupriavidus sp. P-10 genome:
- a CDS encoding YbaN family protein: MLSRRQRVLRAVWVLLGGLSLLLGVIGIFLPVLPTTPFVLLAAACFARGSQRFHGWLMEHPRFGPLVSDWQRYRSIPFKAKCLALSMMWVSMGTTAWLLRGRPVASAALLACAVGVSVWMIRLPTRPEDGGKT, translated from the coding sequence GTGCTGAGCCGCCGCCAGCGCGTGCTGCGCGCCGTCTGGGTCTTGCTGGGCGGGCTCAGCCTGCTGCTCGGCGTGATCGGCATCTTCCTGCCGGTGCTGCCGACCACGCCGTTCGTGCTGCTGGCCGCGGCGTGTTTCGCGCGCGGTTCGCAGCGCTTCCACGGCTGGCTGATGGAGCATCCGCGCTTCGGGCCGCTGGTCAGCGACTGGCAGCGTTACCGGAGCATCCCGTTCAAGGCGAAGTGCCTGGCGCTGTCGATGATGTGGGTGTCGATGGGGACGACGGCATGGCTGCTGCGGGGGCGGCCGGTTGCGTCCGCGGCGTTGCTGGCTTGTGCGGTGGGGGTTAGCGTGTGGATGATCCGGTTGCCGACGCGGCCGGAGGATGGGGGGAAGACTTGA
- a CDS encoding NAD(P)H-dependent flavin oxidoreductase: protein MPAAKQLPQVLQNLALPVIASPMFIVSYPELVLAQCKAGIVGSFPALNARPAELLDEWLTQIEEELAAFKAANPGAPVGPVAVNQIVHGSNARLEHDIKVCVEHKVPVFITSLRAPPKELIDAVHSYGGIVLHDVISMRHAEKAIESGVDGLILVAAGAGGHAGMLSPFALVGEVRKIFDGPIALSGSIATGEAVLAAQAMGADFAYVGTRFIASQEAHAAETYKQSITSSAAADIVYTNLFTGVHGNYIRESISNSGLDPDNLPVADKTKMDFSSGSSKAKAWKDIWGAGQGVGQIHDIPSTGEIVARMKAEYDAAKARLGIAR from the coding sequence ATGCCCGCCGCCAAGCAACTGCCCCAGGTCCTGCAGAACCTGGCCCTGCCCGTGATTGCCTCGCCCATGTTCATCGTCAGCTATCCCGAGTTGGTGCTGGCGCAGTGCAAGGCAGGCATCGTCGGTTCGTTCCCCGCGCTCAATGCGCGTCCGGCGGAGCTGCTCGACGAGTGGCTGACGCAGATCGAGGAAGAGCTGGCCGCGTTCAAGGCCGCCAACCCTGGCGCACCGGTGGGACCGGTCGCGGTCAACCAGATCGTGCATGGATCCAACGCGCGGCTCGAGCACGACATCAAGGTCTGCGTCGAGCACAAGGTGCCGGTCTTCATCACGTCGCTGCGCGCCCCGCCCAAGGAACTGATCGACGCGGTGCACAGCTACGGCGGCATCGTGCTGCATGACGTGATCAGCATGCGCCATGCCGAGAAGGCGATCGAGTCCGGCGTCGACGGCCTGATCCTGGTGGCAGCCGGCGCCGGTGGCCACGCCGGCATGCTGTCGCCGTTCGCGCTGGTGGGCGAGGTGCGCAAGATCTTCGACGGCCCGATCGCGCTGTCGGGCTCGATCGCCACCGGCGAGGCGGTGCTGGCCGCGCAGGCCATGGGCGCCGACTTCGCCTACGTGGGCACGCGCTTTATCGCCTCGCAGGAGGCCCACGCGGCGGAGACGTACAAGCAGTCGATCACCAGCTCGGCCGCCGCGGATATCGTCTACACCAACCTGTTCACGGGCGTGCACGGCAACTACATCCGCGAGAGCATCAGCAACTCGGGCCTGGATCCGGACAACCTGCCGGTGGCGGACAAGACCAAGATGGACTTCTCCAGCGGCAGCTCCAAGGCAAAGGCATGGAAGGACATCTGGGGCGCCGGCCAGGGCGTGGGCCAGATCCACGACATCCCGAGCACCGGCGAAATCGTCGCGCGCATGAAAGCGGAGTACGATGCGGCCAAGGCGCGGCTTGGGATTGCGCGCTGA
- the creC gene encoding two-component system sensor histidine kinase CreC produces the protein MRIGLRIFFGFFLIVGLATVLTLRVFVQEVKPGVRQAMEDTLIDTAHVLAALAADDMKAGRIADGDFARRMAALREAPVNANVWGLHKDSIGYRVYVTDASGTVRYDSTGTDLGRDYSRWNDVYLTLRGQYGARSTRSDPDDEASTVMYVAAPIRDGDRIIGALTVAKPNATMAPFIARSQHRILLYGGLLIGTACVIGLACTLWLVHGLRRLRGYARAVAAGERAEMPLRGTSELADLGRAVQGMRERLEDKQYVEHYIHTLTHEMKSPLAAIGGAAELLQEDMPAADRERFVANIRAQSGRLETMIRKLLALAEVEQRQRLEAREPVPLGELLAQLCAGLEPRARQRGVALRLEAMPGPDVVAGDPFLLRQAIANLLENAIDFAPADSAIAVRLERRGVQLAVTVADDGPGVPDYALPRVFERFYSLPRPQGADKSTGLGLCFAREVAALHHGSVTLANRPGGGALAELTLPAA, from the coding sequence ATGCGGATCGGCCTGCGCATCTTCTTCGGCTTTTTCCTGATTGTCGGCCTGGCGACGGTGCTGACGCTGCGCGTCTTCGTGCAGGAGGTCAAGCCCGGCGTGCGGCAGGCGATGGAAGACACGCTGATCGACACCGCCCACGTGCTGGCCGCGCTGGCCGCCGACGACATGAAGGCCGGCCGCATCGCCGACGGCGATTTCGCGCGGCGCATGGCGGCGCTGCGTGAGGCGCCGGTCAATGCCAACGTATGGGGCCTGCACAAGGACAGCATCGGCTATCGCGTCTATGTCACCGACGCCAGCGGCACCGTCCGCTACGACTCCACCGGCACCGACCTGGGCCGCGACTATTCGCGCTGGAACGATGTCTACCTGACGCTGCGCGGCCAGTACGGCGCGCGCAGCACGCGCAGCGACCCGGACGACGAGGCCAGCACCGTGATGTACGTGGCCGCCCCGATACGCGATGGGGACCGCATCATCGGCGCGCTCACGGTGGCCAAGCCCAATGCCACGATGGCGCCCTTTATCGCGCGCAGCCAGCACCGCATCCTGCTGTACGGCGGGCTGCTGATCGGCACCGCGTGCGTGATCGGGCTGGCCTGCACGCTGTGGCTGGTGCATGGCCTGCGGCGGCTGCGCGGCTATGCGCGCGCGGTGGCCGCCGGCGAGCGCGCCGAGATGCCGCTGCGCGGCACCAGCGAGCTGGCCGACCTCGGCCGCGCGGTGCAGGGCATGCGCGAGCGGCTGGAAGACAAGCAGTATGTCGAGCACTACATCCACACGCTGACGCACGAGATGAAGAGCCCGCTGGCGGCGATCGGCGGCGCCGCCGAACTGCTGCAGGAAGACATGCCGGCGGCGGACCGCGAGCGCTTCGTCGCCAATATCCGCGCGCAGTCGGGCCGGCTCGAAACCATGATCCGCAAGCTGCTGGCACTGGCCGAGGTGGAGCAGCGCCAGCGGCTGGAAGCGCGCGAGCCGGTGCCATTGGGCGAACTGCTGGCGCAGCTGTGCGCCGGGCTGGAGCCGCGCGCGCGGCAACGTGGCGTGGCGCTGCGGCTGGAGGCAATGCCGGGCCCCGACGTGGTGGCGGGCGACCCCTTCCTGCTGCGCCAGGCCATCGCCAACCTGCTGGAGAACGCCATCGACTTCGCGCCCGCGGACAGTGCCATCGCGGTGCGGCTGGAGCGGCGCGGCGTGCAGCTGGCGGTCACCGTCGCCGACGACGGCCCCGGCGTCCCCGACTACGCGTTGCCGCGCGTGTTCGAGCGCTTCTACTCGCTGCCGCGCCCGCAGGGCGCCGACAAGAGCACTGGCCTGGGCCTGTGCTTTGCGCGCGAGGTGGCGGCGCTGCATCATGGCAGCGTAACCCTGGCCAACCGGCCGGGCGGCGGCGCGCTGGCCGAGCTGACGCTGCCCGCGGCCTGA
- the creB gene encoding two-component system response regulator CreB, which yields MPGMEQPRILVVEDEQAIADTILYALRTDGMQAQHCTLGSAALARMRADPADLVILDVGLPDANGFEVCRTLRTFCDAPVIFLTARHEEIDRIVGLEIGADDYVVKPFSPRELAARVRAILRRARGGGAPTAQPSGDAAFTHDKDGARLAYRGRWLDLTRYEYLLLALLVAHPGRIYTRAQLMELVWQDALDTSDRTVDTHIKTLRAKLRDATPEGEGAERIRTHRGMGYSLDPLQP from the coding sequence ATGCCGGGCATGGAACAACCACGCATCCTGGTGGTGGAAGACGAGCAAGCCATCGCCGATACCATCCTCTACGCCCTGCGCACCGACGGCATGCAGGCGCAGCACTGCACCCTGGGCAGCGCCGCGCTGGCGCGGATGCGCGCCGATCCGGCCGACCTGGTGATCCTGGACGTGGGCCTGCCCGATGCGAACGGCTTCGAGGTCTGCCGCACGCTGCGCACCTTCTGCGATGCACCGGTGATCTTCCTGACCGCGCGCCATGAAGAGATCGACCGTATCGTCGGGCTGGAGATCGGCGCCGACGACTACGTGGTCAAGCCGTTCTCGCCGCGCGAGTTGGCCGCACGCGTGCGCGCCATCCTGCGCCGGGCGCGCGGCGGCGGCGCCCCCACTGCCCAGCCTTCTGGCGATGCCGCCTTCACCCACGACAAGGACGGCGCACGCCTGGCCTATCGCGGCCGCTGGCTCGACCTGACCCGCTACGAGTACCTGCTGCTGGCACTGCTGGTGGCGCACCCAGGCCGCATCTACACCCGTGCGCAGCTGATGGAACTGGTCTGGCAGGATGCGCTCGACACCAGCGACCGCACCGTCGACACCCATATCAAGACGCTGCGCGCCAAGCTGCGCGACGCCACGCCGGAAGGTGAAGGCGCCGAGCGTATCCGCACGCATCGCGGCATGGGCTACTCGCTCGACCCGCTGCAGCCCTGA
- a CDS encoding NAD(P)/FAD-dependent oxidoreductase, translated as MPNFDYDLVVSGASFAGAACALAAARAGLRVLVLERKTDPGEKLHTTGILVKEAIEQTWLGRAPADCVHRVERVRLYSPRLRSLDLAAPGYYFHTTDTPNLMRWLANELVRHGATLRLGQSFIRAIPRHGGWHVTGVGTTRYLIGADGAKSRVAQCAGLGRTHNFLYGIEYEFPGLSLPDPAMLHCFITRRFAPGYIGWIAQNPTGVQAGLALRYLPRHGRAPDLDGLLAHVRTRAGLPELTQPAATRAGLIPCGGPAMPLARDGVILTGDAAGIVSPLTAGGIHYAFAHGESVGNAIAEHLLHNGPAPEAVATASAPRFRGKRALRWMFDRFQCDWPFDLLLYSPPLRWAAEQIYFHKRRGDQAAPPPRTVPSL; from the coding sequence ATGCCCAACTTCGACTATGACCTCGTAGTATCCGGCGCCAGCTTCGCCGGCGCGGCCTGCGCCCTGGCCGCCGCCCGCGCCGGCCTGCGCGTCCTGGTCCTCGAACGCAAGACCGACCCCGGCGAAAAACTCCATACCACCGGCATCCTGGTCAAGGAAGCCATCGAACAAACCTGGCTGGGCCGCGCCCCCGCCGATTGCGTACACCGCGTCGAACGCGTGCGACTCTATTCACCACGCCTACGCAGCCTCGACCTGGCCGCCCCAGGCTACTACTTCCACACCACCGACACACCCAATCTGATGCGCTGGCTAGCCAACGAGCTGGTGCGCCACGGGGCCACGCTGCGCCTGGGCCAGTCGTTCATCCGCGCAATCCCACGCCACGGCGGCTGGCACGTAACCGGCGTCGGCACCACCCGCTACCTGATCGGCGCCGACGGCGCCAAATCGCGCGTGGCGCAATGCGCAGGTCTCGGCCGCACACACAATTTCCTGTATGGCATCGAATACGAATTCCCCGGGCTATCCCTGCCAGACCCCGCCATGCTCCATTGCTTCATCACCCGCCGCTTCGCGCCCGGCTACATAGGCTGGATCGCACAGAATCCCACCGGAGTCCAGGCCGGCCTGGCACTGCGCTACCTGCCGCGCCACGGCCGCGCACCGGATCTCGATGGCCTGCTCGCCCATGTACGCACCCGCGCCGGCCTGCCCGAACTGACGCAGCCCGCCGCCACGCGCGCCGGGCTGATCCCATGCGGCGGCCCCGCCATGCCGCTCGCGCGCGACGGCGTGATCCTGACCGGGGATGCCGCCGGCATCGTCTCCCCGCTGACCGCGGGCGGCATCCACTACGCCTTTGCCCATGGCGAATCAGTCGGCAACGCCATCGCCGAACACCTGCTGCACAACGGCCCGGCGCCGGAAGCCGTGGCCACCGCCAGCGCGCCGCGCTTTCGCGGCAAGCGCGCGCTGCGCTGGATGTTCGACCGCTTCCAGTGCGACTGGCCCTTCGACCTGCTGCTGTACTCGCCGCCGCTGCGCTGGGCCGCCGAGCAGATCTACTTCCACAAGCGCCGCGGCGACCAGGCCGCGCCGCCGCCGCGCACGGTGCCCAGCTTGTGA